DNA from Daucus carota subsp. sativus chromosome 1, DH1 v3.0, whole genome shotgun sequence:
ATTATCTTCACTTTGTTGTTTACAGGGATGATATTGAAGCAGATAGCACTGGTAAAGAATCAGATCTGGTAGAATCTCCTCTGTCTAGAGAGCAATCACCATTCGATCTCGTTGAAACCCAGTGTGGCAAATTTAAAGTCAGAGTTTGAAGGTGAATGTGAAAACAGTATGATTATATCAGTATTACATGATGATCAGCACATAATTGAAGAACGGTGTAGTCATAAGAACCATTCAATAGAACGAATCGAACTTCTAGAGAGGATGATCCAGAACTCGATGATCGTGATAGAAGAATCACGGGATTCTCGGGTTTGATTCTCCCCTACATTCTTAAGACACCCTCCATTCTTCTACGAAGGAGTGTTCTACTGTTAGATATGCAAAGAGCGAGCAAGTTAATAATAGTCGGATGTTCTATCATTGTAATGAATGTGATCATTCTTTTCACAATGATCGCCTCTGTCTGTCCCAAAACATCAAGCTAGGAAGAATGGTTAAATTAATGACTGGCAATCAACAACACTTGCATTGGTCGTAAAGTCAAGTAAAAGAAAGAATTCTCGGCTGTACACTTGTGGCAATTGTAATCAGGCTAACAAGTTTAACTTGTTTATAGAATGTCATGGGTGTGGATTTCTTGTCTTCTTCAGTTCTGCAATTAAACTTCTGGTGGAGTAGCAACTTCCGAGATCTTCATACATATACTCGACCAGAAATTTGCCATGAACGCATGTAGGCAACAGATTGCACAAGTAATCGACCAGAAGATCTCATAAGTAGTAGTATTATCTATGCATGAACGCATGTAGGCAACAGATCGGCACTATTATTTTGGACTAGACACCTAGACTACACAACTCAGAAACTAGATTGCCTGATTTTTCCTTGCACCATCAAAATATATGTTGCATGGACAATTAAGAGAAACCTATTAACAACAGTATTTCCAATCTTTCAGAATAAAAACATTAGGAACAAGGCTTCTACTATTTTCATTATCTCACGCGAGAGCCAGCAGCTACTTCCTCCCATCCTGCCTGCCACCACTTGTAGTATTCTTCAGTATCTGAAAATTGTTGCAATAGGCAAGGATGAGCAATTACGCAAATCTTATAATTCGATTTGTTGCAGAAACAAGTCCAATGAATTTCtaaaaagatactccctccgtcccttccaaTTGTTATCGTTTAGAATGGAGtgttcggcacgcattttaagactcataTAAAGTATTGTTCCATagcttatttctaaaattttctttttctgaataaaaatctaatatttaaatttttattcaggaaaaaaaaattataaaaataaattatagaactatattttatgtgagttttaaaatgcgtgccgagccttCCATTccaaatgataagaattggaggggacggagggagtacaatttagtatatgaaaccagcatttcacaaaaaaattcTTACATACATTGCTGCACATATTACTTACAAATTACACAAAGATATATAGATGTATTTTTTTTCACAAGATATTGTAGCCTTGAGGAAATTAGAATTGGTAACATCTACATGATTAATTAGCAAAGGAAATTGAATTCAAGTGGCAAACTAATATTGAATTGGATTCAAACACCATTTATATATTGCACCTATACAGTTTAGTATACTCTTTTCAGGTTATAAAGATCACTGAGCACAATATTTTCTTACAAAATCTGGGTTGCTCAAATTGCGCCTAAACAGAAGCTGCCCCTAAGTGCATTATTAAGACTTGAATAAGTTTGCATATTTGAATTGTTTAACAGAATGTCAGCTGTAAAGCACAATTCCAATAGTATCCGAAATGCAAAACTCTGACTATTTTAAGTGTGTACAAACAGCCATTAAATGCAAGAATGCCCAGAATTTATCATAGAGACGTACATTCAAAAAGGTTTAGGCAAGTTATTAAAGTGATAAATGACCAGGCGAAGTAATGATGGGATATTTAGGTTGAATAGTTCTAGTTACATAGAATGAGATAAAATACTAGGCTAGGTCATGATGTAATATTGTTACCCTAACAAGATTCGAATGGAAGTAGTATTATGATGCACAAGTGTAACTAATTAATGTAAATATAACATACTTGTCTCAGCATATTGTTCTCATTTTGCAAAGTGGACAGCCTCTCATCAAGCTCAGAGTTTTTCTTCTCCAAATCTTTCACCCTCACTTCCAATTCACTTAAGTATGCCTTCTTCCTTTCCCTTGCTTGTTGAGCAGAAACTCTATTTCTTAGCAATCTATAACATACAaacccaaattaaaaaaaaaaactaacttaGAATAAAAACAAGAACCAAAACTCAAACAAAACTTAGGGAGAAAAAAAAGGAATTTAATCTGCAAGTCAAGTCGGCCCCATTCAGATCTTGCTAAGCCAAAAAAGAATTCAGAAAATGACATTAGTTTTGTCCAGCTTACCGCTTTAAACGCTTATTCTCTTTGTCAGCTGGGCTTTTACCCCTCTTTCTAGAACCCTCTCCAGCCCCTTGGACCCGGTCTGGACCACCTTGAGAGCT
Protein-coding regions in this window:
- the LOC108204232 gene encoding transcription factor HY5, whose amino-acid sequence is MLEATTSSFAGSLPSSSERSSSSALQLEVKEGVESDEEIRRVPEFGEAGVSASGREGSSQGGPDRVQGAGEGSRKRGKSPADKENKRLKRLLRNRVSAQQARERKKAYLSELEVRVKDLEKKNSELDERLSTLQNENNMLRQILKNTTSGGRQDGRK